Proteins encoded within one genomic window of Haematospirillum jordaniae:
- a CDS encoding NADH:ubiquinone oxidoreductase subunit NDUFA12, whose product MITGTLLHTLLCGRQVGTDEFGNRYYEARKNPRTGERRRRWVLFKGEIEASKVPPHWHAWLHYTTDAPIVVSTHAWEKPHTKNMTGSSSAYVPPGDDRAGGRRAPATGDYEPWRPA is encoded by the coding sequence ATGATTACCGGCACCTTGCTACACACCTTGCTCTGCGGTCGCCAAGTTGGCACCGATGAGTTTGGAAATCGTTATTACGAGGCCCGGAAGAACCCGCGGACGGGGGAGCGCCGCCGTCGTTGGGTGCTTTTCAAGGGAGAGATTGAGGCGTCAAAAGTGCCGCCCCACTGGCATGCTTGGCTGCACTATACGACGGATGCCCCGATAGTGGTGTCTACACATGCTTGGGAGAAACCCCATACCAAGAATATGACGGGTTCCTCTTCTGCCTATGTTCCTCCGGGTGATGACCGGGCAGGCGGCCGTCGTGCCCCGGCGACTGGCGACTATGAGCCGTGGCGTCCGGCCTGA
- a CDS encoding vitamin B12-dependent ribonucleotide reductase, translated as MKIDRLFTTENQDAYTGIEFRTASSEIRNPDGSMVFRHADIVVPSAWSQVATDILAQKYFRQRGVPKAVKPVREKGVPSFLQRRIADVDAMASLPEAERSGGEHDARQVFDRMAGTWAYWGWKGGYFSTEQDAAAFYDETRHMLARQIGAPNSPQWFNTGLHWAYGIDSKGQGHFYVDYQSGKLTRSTSAYEHPQPHACFIQSVNDDLVGDGGIMDLWVREARLFKYGSGTGSNFSTLRGENEPLAGGGRSSGLMSFLKIGDRAAGAIKSGGTTRRAAKMVIVDIDHPDIEAFIDWKMQEEQKVAALVAGSRSIRRYTRALLAACRNATGEPEARCDPDRNASLKKVIREARKADVPEALIHRTLQLAAEGFVDISFPEYNTDWDSEAYATVSGQNSNNTVRISNVFLEAVRENKDWTLRQRTDGTTAKTVPARDLWDRMAEAAWSCADPGVQFDTTINEWHTCPVSGRINASNPCSEYMFLDDTACNLASLNLMAFREKDGTFNSATFAHACRLWTLVLEISVMMAQFPSARIAEQSFRFRTLGLGYANLGGFLMANGIPYDSEEGRATCAAITALMTGTAYATSAEIASELGAFAGYADNAPHMMRVIRNHHRAAHGHTEGYEDLSVAPTPLNAAACTDIQLTEAARQSWDHALSMGKRHGFRNAQVSVIAPTGTIGLVMDCDTTGIEPDFSLVKFKKLAGGGYFRIINRMVPLALHSLGYRYAEIDAIVSHALGHGSLEKAPDINHEALSRLGFTPEVLDKLEQALKSAFDIRFVFNKWTLGDDFCHTVLGLSNIITDDPGFDMLKALGFSQEQVERANTWVCGSMTLEGAPHLKPEHLPVFDCANPCGRTGTRFLSAESHIRMMAAAQPFISGAISKTVNMPNHATVAECRRVYELSWSLGLKANALYRDGSKLSQPLQAVLDTHTDDDIEDAIDLVETVVKAPSPQRAALVAEKVTERLIRTAVRRRLPDRRKGYTQKAVVGGHKVYLRTGEYEDGTLGELFIDMHKEGAAFRSLMNNFAIAISIGLQYGVPLEEFVEAFTFVRFEPSGVVEGNDAIKMATSILDYIFREVAVSYLGRTDLAHVEPADLVPDAIGDGHEEGDLDQWGENLVERTVSKGYVRTADLSNLYVLKTAQGGGNSYGGTLSGPSSSNRSNRIREARLKGYEGDSCTECGNFTLVRNGTCMKCETCGSTNGCS; from the coding sequence ATGAAGATCGACCGTCTGTTCACAACCGAAAACCAGGACGCCTACACCGGGATAGAATTCCGCACCGCATCCAGCGAAATTCGCAATCCGGACGGCTCGATGGTCTTCCGGCATGCCGATATTGTTGTTCCCTCTGCCTGGAGCCAGGTTGCAACCGATATCCTGGCACAAAAATACTTTCGGCAGCGTGGCGTCCCCAAGGCGGTGAAACCGGTACGGGAAAAGGGCGTACCATCTTTTCTGCAAAGACGCATTGCGGATGTTGATGCCATGGCTTCCCTACCGGAAGCCGAACGCAGCGGAGGAGAACATGATGCCCGGCAGGTTTTTGACCGCATGGCTGGCACATGGGCCTACTGGGGGTGGAAAGGCGGTTACTTCTCAACAGAACAGGATGCCGCAGCATTCTATGACGAAACACGTCACATGCTGGCCCGTCAAATTGGCGCTCCCAACTCCCCACAGTGGTTCAATACAGGACTGCACTGGGCCTATGGGATCGACAGCAAGGGACAAGGGCATTTCTACGTTGATTACCAGAGCGGAAAGCTGACACGCTCGACATCGGCATATGAACACCCCCAACCCCACGCCTGCTTTATCCAGTCGGTCAATGACGACCTAGTGGGGGATGGCGGTATCATGGACCTGTGGGTCCGTGAAGCACGCCTGTTCAAATATGGTTCCGGAACCGGCAGCAATTTCTCGACCCTGCGTGGAGAGAATGAACCCTTGGCTGGTGGGGGTCGGTCGTCCGGTTTGATGAGTTTCCTGAAAATTGGCGACAGAGCCGCCGGAGCGATCAAATCCGGCGGAACAACACGCCGGGCCGCCAAAATGGTTATTGTTGACATCGACCATCCGGATATTGAAGCCTTTATTGACTGGAAAATGCAGGAGGAGCAGAAGGTCGCCGCCCTTGTCGCAGGATCGCGCAGCATCCGTCGCTACACACGTGCCCTGTTGGCTGCATGCCGGAATGCGACGGGGGAGCCCGAAGCCCGCTGTGACCCGGACCGCAATGCCTCTCTGAAGAAGGTCATCCGGGAAGCACGCAAGGCCGATGTTCCCGAAGCGTTGATCCACCGCACCCTTCAGCTGGCAGCCGAAGGCTTTGTCGATATCAGCTTCCCGGAATACAACACAGACTGGGACTCCGAAGCCTATGCCACGGTTTCCGGCCAGAATTCCAACAACACCGTCAGGATCAGTAATGTGTTCCTGGAAGCTGTTCGCGAGAATAAGGACTGGACCCTGCGACAGCGCACAGACGGTACAACAGCCAAAACCGTTCCGGCCCGAGACCTGTGGGACCGCATGGCCGAGGCTGCTTGGTCCTGTGCCGATCCCGGGGTCCAGTTCGATACCACTATCAACGAGTGGCATACCTGCCCCGTATCCGGCCGGATCAATGCATCCAACCCTTGCTCCGAATATATGTTCCTGGATGATACAGCCTGCAATCTGGCATCCCTGAACCTGATGGCATTCCGGGAAAAAGATGGCACTTTCAACAGCGCCACCTTTGCCCATGCCTGCCGCCTGTGGACGCTGGTGCTTGAAATATCGGTCATGATGGCACAGTTCCCGTCGGCACGTATCGCCGAGCAGTCGTTCCGATTCCGTACCCTCGGGCTGGGATATGCCAACCTGGGTGGCTTCCTGATGGCCAATGGCATCCCCTATGACAGCGAGGAAGGACGGGCGACGTGTGCCGCCATCACGGCCTTGATGACCGGAACCGCCTATGCAACCTCTGCCGAAATTGCCAGTGAACTGGGTGCTTTTGCCGGATATGCCGACAACGCCCCGCATATGATGCGCGTGATCCGCAATCATCATCGGGCAGCCCATGGACATACAGAAGGGTACGAGGACCTCAGCGTTGCACCAACCCCCCTCAATGCTGCAGCCTGTACTGATATCCAGCTGACAGAAGCAGCCCGGCAGTCCTGGGATCACGCCCTTTCAATGGGAAAACGGCACGGGTTCCGCAATGCCCAGGTCAGTGTCATCGCACCCACCGGGACAATCGGGCTGGTCATGGACTGTGATACCACCGGCATAGAGCCGGACTTTTCACTGGTGAAGTTCAAGAAACTGGCGGGGGGCGGATACTTCCGGATCATCAACCGTATGGTACCGCTGGCACTGCATTCCCTCGGGTATCGCTATGCCGAAATTGATGCCATTGTATCCCATGCCCTTGGTCATGGATCCTTGGAAAAGGCCCCGGATATCAACCATGAGGCCCTCTCCCGTCTTGGTTTCACGCCTGAGGTTCTGGACAAGCTGGAGCAAGCTCTTAAATCCGCATTTGATATCCGCTTTGTCTTCAACAAATGGACGCTGGGGGACGATTTCTGTCACACCGTTCTGGGTCTCAGCAACATCATAACCGACGACCCGGGCTTTGACATGCTGAAGGCTCTTGGCTTCAGCCAGGAACAGGTTGAACGTGCCAACACGTGGGTATGTGGCTCCATGACCCTGGAAGGAGCACCTCATCTGAAACCGGAACACCTGCCAGTCTTTGACTGCGCAAACCCGTGTGGGCGCACCGGAACCCGGTTTCTGTCCGCTGAAAGCCATATCCGGATGATGGCTGCGGCCCAGCCATTCATTTCTGGTGCCATTTCAAAGACGGTCAACATGCCAAACCATGCCACCGTAGCGGAATGCCGACGTGTCTATGAACTATCGTGGTCACTGGGACTCAAAGCCAACGCGCTCTATCGTGATGGCTCCAAGTTGTCGCAGCCCTTGCAGGCTGTGCTGGATACCCATACCGATGACGATATCGAAGATGCCATTGATCTTGTTGAAACAGTTGTCAAGGCGCCCTCTCCGCAGCGCGCTGCCCTTGTTGCTGAAAAGGTCACGGAACGCCTGATCAGGACAGCTGTGCGCCGTCGTCTTCCTGATCGACGCAAGGGATATACCCAGAAAGCCGTCGTTGGCGGCCACAAGGTGTACCTGCGAACAGGAGAGTATGAGGATGGGACGCTTGGCGAGCTGTTCATTGACATGCACAAGGAAGGAGCCGCTTTCAGGTCCTTGATGAACAACTTTGCCATCGCCATTTCAATCGGCCTGCAATATGGCGTGCCGCTTGAGGAGTTCGTCGAGGCCTTTACCTTCGTCCGCTTCGAACCGTCCGGCGTAGTGGAGGGGAATGATGCCATCAAGATGGCCACCTCCATTCTTGACTATATTTTCCGGGAAGTCGCTGTCAGTTATCTGGGTCGCACCGATCTGGCCCATGTTGAACCTGCGGATCTGGTTCCCGATGCCATTGGCGATGGCCATGAAGAAGGTGACTTGGACCAATGGGGTGAGAACTTGGTCGAGCGCACTGTTTCCAAGGGATACGTTCGCACGGCTGACCTGTCCAACCTGTATGTTCTGAAAACAGCACAGGGCGGCGGAAACAGCTATGGCGGCACACTTTCAGGCCCCTCTTCATCCAATCGCAGCAATCGTATCCGGGAAGCACGCCTGAAAGGATATGAAGGTGACAGTTGCACAGAGTGCGGAAATTTCACACTGGTCCGTAACGGAACCTGCATGAAATGCGAAACGTGTGGCTCAACCAACGGCTGCTCGTAA
- a CDS encoding YgiQ family radical SAM protein, translated as MDSAKAITSYRKHWASRFGTAPFLPTSRAEMDALGWDSCDIILVTGDAYVDHPSFGMAVIGRTWEDQGFRVGIIAQPDWTNPDAFRALGRPNLFFGVTAGNMDSMVNHYTSDRRIRHNDSYTPNDEGGKRPDRAVIVYSQRCREAWRDVPIVIGGIEASLRRIAHYDYWSDKVRRSVLMDSKADILCYGNAERAIVEIAHRTARGQHPRTMTDIRGVAVVRDSVPEDWVVLDASTIDCASRHVGGGEEVAGGESALRRVNTADHPAERTVVRLPSFESVADDKVLYGHASRILHLESNPGNARALVQRHGDKEVWLTPPPIPLTTAEMDHVFGLPYARAPHPSYGDARIPAWEMIRFSVNIMRGCFGGCSFCSITEHEGRIIQSRSEASVLKEIELIRDKTKGFTGVISDLGGPTANMYRLACKDQAIQDVCRRPSCVYPSICSNLNTDHSSLVQLYRKARDIDGIKKILIASGLRYDLAVRSPEYVRELTTHHVGGYLKIAPEHTEEGPLSKMMKPGIGTYEAFRTLFEKYSREAGKEQYLIPYFIAAHPGTTDEDMMNLALWLKRNGFRADQVQAFLPSPMSLAAAMYRSERNPLKPVKRDGGDIVYTPRGLRQRRLHKAFLRYHDPENWPMLREALQHMGRADLIGNGKKHLVPSWQPAGTGRQGGEGKRTGRKHGTQSFFTTHAGQGRRPVNASKARARHVPST; from the coding sequence ATGGACAGCGCCAAAGCCATAACATCGTATCGCAAGCACTGGGCCAGCCGGTTTGGGACAGCGCCGTTTCTTCCCACAAGTCGTGCCGAAATGGATGCGCTGGGTTGGGACAGTTGCGATATTATCCTTGTGACCGGGGATGCCTATGTCGATCACCCTAGTTTCGGCATGGCGGTTATTGGGCGCACATGGGAGGATCAAGGATTTCGTGTTGGTATCATTGCCCAGCCGGACTGGACAAACCCGGATGCTTTCAGGGCTCTGGGTCGTCCTAACCTGTTTTTCGGGGTGACAGCCGGCAATATGGATTCGATGGTCAATCACTATACCTCGGACCGCCGCATCCGCCACAATGACAGTTATACGCCTAACGATGAAGGTGGGAAGCGTCCTGACCGGGCTGTGATTGTCTATTCACAGCGTTGCCGCGAAGCATGGCGGGACGTGCCGATCGTTATTGGCGGTATAGAAGCTTCGCTTCGCCGGATTGCCCACTATGACTATTGGTCAGACAAGGTGCGCCGGTCCGTTCTGATGGACAGCAAGGCTGACATCTTGTGCTATGGCAATGCCGAACGTGCCATTGTGGAGATTGCCCATCGCACTGCCCGGGGTCAGCATCCGCGCACCATGACGGATATAAGGGGCGTTGCTGTCGTGCGTGACTCTGTCCCCGAGGACTGGGTTGTGCTGGATGCCAGTACGATTGATTGTGCCAGCCGTCATGTGGGAGGGGGTGAGGAAGTCGCTGGTGGCGAGAGTGCCCTGCGTCGGGTGAATACCGCTGATCACCCTGCGGAGAGAACGGTTGTCCGTCTTCCTTCCTTCGAATCTGTGGCAGATGACAAGGTGCTGTATGGTCACGCTTCGCGTATCCTGCATCTTGAAAGCAATCCCGGTAACGCCAGGGCTCTGGTCCAGCGACATGGCGACAAAGAGGTATGGCTGACACCTCCTCCTATTCCCCTGACTACGGCGGAAATGGATCATGTGTTTGGCTTGCCTTATGCCCGTGCCCCTCATCCGTCGTACGGTGATGCCCGGATACCTGCCTGGGAGATGATCCGGTTCTCGGTCAATATCATGCGGGGATGTTTTGGTGGGTGTTCGTTCTGCTCCATTACGGAACACGAAGGCCGCATTATTCAAAGCCGTTCCGAGGCATCGGTCCTGAAAGAAATTGAATTAATCCGCGACAAGACCAAGGGCTTTACCGGTGTTATCTCTGACCTAGGTGGCCCTACGGCAAATATGTATCGTCTGGCCTGCAAGGATCAGGCTATCCAAGATGTGTGCCGTCGGCCATCCTGTGTATATCCATCTATTTGCAGCAACCTGAATACAGATCACAGCAGCCTTGTCCAGCTGTACCGCAAGGCCAGGGATATTGACGGGATCAAGAAAATCCTGATTGCGTCCGGGTTACGCTATGACCTTGCAGTTCGAAGCCCGGAATATGTGCGAGAACTTACCACGCATCATGTGGGCGGTTATCTGAAGATCGCGCCTGAGCATACCGAAGAAGGCCCTCTGTCCAAGATGATGAAGCCCGGTATCGGGACCTATGAAGCGTTTCGTACCCTGTTCGAGAAATACTCCCGCGAGGCTGGGAAGGAGCAGTACCTCATCCCCTATTTTATTGCAGCTCATCCCGGTACAACGGATGAGGATATGATGAATTTGGCGCTTTGGTTGAAGCGCAATGGGTTCAGGGCGGATCAGGTTCAGGCTTTTCTACCATCCCCGATGTCGCTGGCTGCGGCCATGTATCGCAGCGAGCGCAATCCGCTCAAGCCCGTTAAGCGTGACGGGGGGGACATTGTGTATACGCCCCGGGGTTTGAGGCAGCGCCGTCTGCACAAGGCATTCCTGCGTTACCATGACCCGGAAAATTGGCCTATGCTGCGCGAGGCGTTACAGCACATGGGGCGTGCAGATCTTATCGGGAATGGCAAGAAGCATCTTGTTCCGTCTTGGCAACCTGCGGGGACTGGAAGACAGGGCGGGGAAGGAAAGCGTACCGGGCGCAAACACGGTACGCAGTCGTTCTTTACCACCCACGCCGGGCAGGGGCGTCGTCCGGTGAACGCTTCCAAGGCGAGGGCACGCCACGTTCCTTCCACCTGA
- a CDS encoding universal stress protein — MSFKDILVIADTTPGFALRLDVALKLAARFDAHVTALFVRQTPSFPPFIEGQVAADFLEAVEACSVAAQGEAKAVFDDRASRYAKAYWKQLEGDLVDEAVHHAMHADLTVVGQYNPDDPATDAQRNLCDLLLLDSGAPVLVLPGSVQVDTLGDQIVVGWNSSRESCRAVHDAMPLLKTAQRVEVIAVDDTRHDEKIRQDDAQLTIMPNLSHHGVKAEGKVVGDVCYDIGQTLLQCAQSANADLIVTGAWGRSRLREMVLGGVTSHLLRHAGIPILMSH; from the coding sequence GTGTCATTCAAAGATATTCTCGTGATTGCAGATACGACACCCGGGTTTGCGCTGCGTCTGGATGTTGCCCTGAAGCTGGCTGCGCGTTTTGATGCCCATGTTACGGCGCTTTTTGTGCGTCAGACTCCTTCTTTCCCGCCTTTTATCGAAGGGCAGGTTGCTGCTGATTTTCTGGAGGCCGTAGAGGCCTGTTCTGTTGCCGCGCAAGGGGAGGCAAAAGCTGTTTTCGATGACAGGGCGTCCCGCTATGCCAAGGCATATTGGAAACAGCTGGAAGGTGATTTGGTCGACGAGGCTGTTCATCATGCCATGCACGCTGATTTGACCGTCGTTGGGCAATATAACCCCGATGATCCGGCAACAGATGCACAAAGGAACCTGTGTGACCTTCTGCTTCTGGATTCCGGTGCGCCTGTTCTGGTTCTTCCGGGGTCGGTGCAGGTTGATACGCTTGGTGACCAGATTGTTGTAGGCTGGAACTCCAGCCGGGAGTCCTGTCGCGCCGTTCATGACGCGATGCCTCTGCTGAAGACAGCGCAGCGTGTCGAAGTTATTGCGGTGGACGATACACGTCATGATGAGAAAATCCGCCAAGATGATGCACAGCTTACCATCATGCCCAATCTTTCCCATCATGGTGTGAAAGCCGAAGGAAAAGTGGTTGGGGATGTATGCTATGATATTGGGCAGACTTTGCTGCAGTGTGCTCAGTCCGCTAACGCAGATTTAATCGTGACCGGGGCTTGGGGGCGTTCACGTCTGCGCGAAATGGTTCTGGGTGGGGTAACCAGCCATTTGTTGCGCCATGCCGGAATTCCTATCCTGATGTCCCACTAG
- a CDS encoding thioredoxin-like domain-containing protein, with the protein MYGPVHAPELKGKDLVWINTPSPLLLSDLRGRLVILDFWTFCCINCIQVMPTLKHIENAFPDDVVVIGIHSPKFIAEENVNAVRSAVQRYDLTHPVLHDPHHILWNQYAIRAWPTLMFIGPDGKIIGRLEGEPDPVRLESAVRNIVAEIHQQGQNGTGARLHLSTPLAHTGNLRFPGKIKPIPNSTRAVGTPAWAVADSGHHRISVLDDSGTLLFQVGNGKPGYRDGDKEECCFNSPQGLVCTKDDIFVADTGNHSVRRIDLKNGYVSTLGGNRQRGTPILGTHEAPHTALASPWDLEIHDQTLWIANAGTHQILALDLDRMMIRQVAGSGGEDLRDGAARHALLAQPSGLYWREEEEVLYFADSETSSIRRLVLAQEAVETLVGQGLFDFGLQDGTGKQALLQHPLGLCGHGNTMYVADSYNNCIRMIDTATQVVTTFEHDKLECRDMLCQPLGEPAGIWCDGESRLLVSDTNNHRILEIHRHNNTMISWYS; encoded by the coding sequence ATGTACGGCCCCGTCCATGCACCTGAGCTGAAGGGCAAAGACCTGGTCTGGATCAATACTCCGTCGCCTCTGCTGCTGTCAGATCTCAGGGGGCGTCTGGTCATTCTGGATTTCTGGACCTTTTGTTGCATCAATTGCATTCAGGTCATGCCAACGCTCAAACACATTGAAAATGCATTTCCCGATGATGTTGTTGTTATTGGCATCCACTCCCCCAAATTTATAGCCGAGGAAAATGTGAATGCCGTACGCAGTGCCGTACAGCGTTATGATCTGACGCATCCTGTGCTTCATGATCCTCACCACATCCTGTGGAATCAGTATGCTATAAGGGCATGGCCAACACTGATGTTCATTGGCCCTGACGGAAAAATCATCGGACGCTTGGAAGGAGAACCTGATCCTGTGCGCTTGGAAAGTGCCGTACGGAACATTGTTGCCGAGATACACCAACAAGGCCAGAACGGGACAGGAGCAAGGCTACATCTCTCGACCCCATTGGCACACACTGGAAATCTGCGCTTTCCCGGAAAGATCAAGCCAATCCCAAACAGTACGCGTGCCGTTGGCACCCCGGCATGGGCCGTTGCTGATTCCGGTCATCACCGCATCAGTGTTCTGGATGACTCTGGAACGCTGCTGTTCCAGGTCGGGAACGGCAAGCCGGGATACCGGGATGGAGACAAGGAAGAATGCTGTTTCAACAGCCCTCAGGGTCTTGTCTGCACAAAAGATGATATCTTTGTTGCAGATACAGGAAATCATTCTGTTCGCCGTATCGATCTCAAAAACGGGTATGTTTCAACCTTGGGCGGGAATAGGCAACGCGGCACACCGATCCTTGGCACCCACGAAGCACCACATACGGCGCTGGCGTCTCCATGGGATCTGGAGATCCACGACCAAACCCTGTGGATTGCCAACGCAGGCACGCATCAAATCCTGGCCCTGGACCTTGATCGCATGATGATCCGTCAGGTGGCAGGAAGTGGGGGTGAAGATCTACGGGATGGAGCCGCAAGGCACGCGCTTCTGGCCCAACCCAGCGGATTATATTGGAGGGAAGAGGAAGAGGTACTGTACTTCGCCGACAGCGAAACATCATCCATACGGCGCCTTGTTCTTGCGCAGGAGGCAGTTGAAACACTTGTGGGGCAAGGGTTGTTTGACTTTGGCTTGCAGGACGGAACTGGCAAACAGGCTCTCTTGCAACACCCGTTGGGCCTCTGCGGCCATGGGAACACCATGTATGTTGCCGACAGCTACAACAACTGTATTCGTATGATCGATACGGCAACTCAGGTCGTGACAACGTTTGAGCACGACAAACTGGAATGTCGCGATATGCTGTGCCAACCCTTGGGAGAACCGGCCGGAATCTGGTGTGATGGAGAGTCTAGGTTGCTGGTCAGCGACACCAACAATCACAGAATTTTGGAAATTCATCGCCACAACAATACGATGATATCGTGGTATTCGTAG
- the hemA gene encoding 5-aminolevulinate synthase, protein MNYDDYFRSRLDGLRSSGNYRIFADLERYVDAFPKARSHRNGTVQDITIWCSNDYLAMGVSPMVREAMKDAIDRCGGGAGGTRNISGTNHYHVLLEQELADWHNKEAALLFTSGYIANMTTLMTLGSQIPGMVLFSDSDNHNSMIEGIRHSRAPKHIWKHNDYDDLHRQLSQHDRSTPKLVIFESVYSMDGDIAPLEKIIDVAEHHNAMTFLDEVHAVGMYGEQGSGVAERDGVRDRVDIIQATMGKAVGTIGGYITAKSHIVDFVRSFGAGFIFTTSLPPAVAAGALASIRWLRTHNTIRECHQERARILKQRLQSLGIPVMASESHIVPVMVGDPALCKQASDELLEKHGIYVQPINYPTVPKGTERLRFTPTPRHTDEHIDHLCHALVQVWEHLGIKAKAAAA, encoded by the coding sequence ATGAATTACGACGATTACTTCAGGTCCCGCCTGGATGGTTTGCGTTCATCCGGCAATTATCGGATTTTTGCCGACCTGGAGCGTTATGTCGACGCCTTCCCCAAAGCCCGGAGCCACCGTAACGGAACCGTGCAGGACATTACCATCTGGTGCAGCAATGACTATCTGGCCATGGGGGTCAGCCCGATGGTGCGCGAGGCCATGAAGGATGCCATCGACCGCTGCGGGGGTGGCGCCGGGGGCACACGCAACATATCCGGTACAAACCACTACCACGTGCTTCTGGAACAAGAGCTGGCCGACTGGCATAACAAGGAAGCCGCCCTGCTGTTCACATCTGGCTATATTGCGAACATGACCACCCTGATGACCTTGGGGTCGCAAATTCCGGGCATGGTTCTGTTTTCTGATTCGGACAATCACAACTCAATGATCGAGGGAATAAGGCATTCCCGCGCACCGAAGCATATCTGGAAACATAACGATTACGACGATCTCCATAGGCAGCTGTCCCAGCACGACCGTAGTACACCCAAACTGGTTATCTTCGAATCCGTGTATTCCATGGACGGCGATATTGCACCACTCGAGAAAATCATAGATGTAGCCGAGCATCATAACGCCATGACATTCCTAGACGAAGTCCATGCCGTCGGAATGTACGGGGAACAAGGATCAGGCGTTGCAGAGCGCGACGGCGTCCGTGACAGGGTCGATATCATACAGGCCACCATGGGAAAAGCCGTGGGAACCATAGGGGGTTATATTACGGCCAAGTCGCATATTGTTGACTTCGTTCGTAGTTTTGGGGCCGGCTTCATTTTTACAACGTCGTTACCCCCGGCTGTTGCAGCGGGAGCTTTGGCAAGTATTCGCTGGCTGCGGACGCATAACACCATCCGGGAATGCCACCAGGAACGGGCCAGAATACTCAAGCAACGCCTGCAATCCTTGGGCATACCGGTTATGGCTTCGGAAAGTCACATCGTGCCTGTCATGGTTGGTGATCCCGCACTTTGTAAACAGGCAAGTGACGAGCTTCTCGAGAAACACGGGATCTATGTGCAGCCCATCAACTACCCAACTGTCCCAAAAGGTACAGAGAGACTGCGCTTTACGCCAACACCCCGCCACACGGATGAGCACATTGATCACCTGTGTCACGCCCTTGTCCAAGTTTGGGAGCACTTGGGCATAAAAGCAAAGGCTGCGGCAGCCTAG
- the rpe gene encoding ribulose-phosphate 3-epimerase — MAVKVAPSILSADFARLGEEVRAIDAAGADYIHIDVMDGHFVPNITIGPAVVKALRLHTTKIFDVHLMIDPVDPYIEAFAAAGADIITVHAEVGGHLDRTLQLIRSLGKKAGISLNPATPESVLDYILDRLDLILVMSVNPGFGGQAFIPSQLEKIRRIRAKIGSRPIELEVDGGVTPAVALECVEAGADVLVAGNAVFSGGSGQYAANIRALRA, encoded by the coding sequence ATGGCTGTCAAGGTTGCCCCCAGTATCCTGTCTGCTGATTTTGCCCGCCTTGGCGAGGAGGTGCGTGCCATTGATGCGGCGGGGGCGGATTATATCCATATTGATGTCATGGATGGCCACTTTGTTCCCAACATCACGATTGGTCCTGCTGTTGTAAAGGCTCTACGGCTGCATACCACCAAGATTTTTGATGTGCATCTTATGATTGACCCGGTTGATCCGTATATAGAGGCTTTTGCAGCTGCCGGGGCCGATATTATCACCGTACATGCCGAGGTTGGTGGGCATCTGGACCGAACCCTGCAGCTGATTCGTTCCCTCGGCAAGAAAGCGGGGATCTCACTCAATCCTGCAACACCGGAGTCTGTTCTGGATTATATCCTTGACCGTCTGGATCTGATTTTGGTGATGTCCGTCAATCCTGGTTTTGGTGGCCAGGCATTTATTCCGTCACAGTTGGAGAAAATCCGCCGTATCCGTGCAAAGATCGGGTCACGTCCTATTGAGCTGGAAGTTGACGGGGGGGTAACGCCGGCTGTGGCGCTGGAATGCGTTGAGGCCGGGGCTGATGTTCTGGTCGCGGGGAATGCCGTCTTTTCTGGTGGTTCCGGTCAGTATGCGGCCAATATCAGGGCCTTGAGAGCATAG